CCGCACCGCCCGAGCGGTGTGCCGTCGTCCGCCCCACCCCGGTTCTCCGTACGCATCCGTGCGCCGTGCCCGTGTCCCCGTCGCCGAGCGGTCCCCACCGCCCTGCCGACGTGCCACGGCAGCCCACGGCGCCGTGCCCCGGGGTACCCGACTCCCGCCGGAGCCCCTCATGAGTGAACCCCCAGGCGCCGTGACCCTCGCCGCCGATCCACAGGTCACAGCCGACGTACCGTCAGAAAAGCTCACCGCGCAGCGCGTTCAGCCGCTGCGCAGGCCGGGCCGCTGGATCGCCACCGCCGTCGCGCTGGTCCTGGTCGCCCAGTTCGCGCACGGCCTGGTCTCCAACCCCTTCTACCAGTGGGACCGCTTCGGCTACTGGTTCCTGCGGCCCGTCATCCTCGACGGACTGCTGATCACCCTCGAAGTCGCCGCCTACAGCGCGGTGTTGGGCCTCCTCGGCGGCATCCTCCTCGCGCTGGCCCGGCTCTCGAAGAGCCCGGTGCTGCGCGCGGTCAGCTGGACCTACGTGTGGGCGCTGCGCTCCATCCCGCTGATCGTCGTCCTGCTGTTCCTCTACAACTTCAGCGCCCTGTACCAGACGTTGAGCGTGGGCGTCCCCTTCGGCCCGGCCTTCTTCCGGTTCGACGAGTCCCGGCTCGCCACCGACATGGTGATCGCCGTCGTCGGCCTCAGCCTCAACGAGGCGGCCTACGCCGCCGAGGTGGTCCGCGGCGGCATCCTCTCCGTCGACCAGGGCCAGCACGAGGCGGCCGCCGCGCTCGGCCTGCCCAAGGGCTACCAGTTCTGGCGGATCGTCTTCCCCCAGGCCCTGCGGTCGATCACCCC
This window of the Streptomyces sp. NBC_01275 genome carries:
- a CDS encoding amino acid ABC transporter permease, with protein sequence MSEPPGAVTLAADPQVTADVPSEKLTAQRVQPLRRPGRWIATAVALVLVAQFAHGLVSNPFYQWDRFGYWFLRPVILDGLLITLEVAAYSAVLGLLGGILLALARLSKSPVLRAVSWTYVWALRSIPLIVVLLFLYNFSALYQTLSVGVPFGPAFFRFDESRLATDMVIAVVGLSLNEAAYAAEVVRGGILSVDQGQHEAAAALGLPKGYQFWRIVFPQALRSITPNYVNQLIGLIKSTSLVFYVSLLDLFGTAQTMGSTYPGDIVPLLLVVTVWYLILTSLVSVVQFYVERYYARGATRSLPPTPLQKLRTALTDLRARIRREAAV